DNA sequence from the Thermomicrobiales bacterium genome:
TAGTAGTTACGAACTTCGCGGGTCAACGTCAGAATTCCGCCGCCGCCGGTATTCATCATGACGGCGATGCGTTCGGATTGCTCCGGATCAATCTCGATGCCAGCGTCACGCAGCGCCTCTCCAGCCGCCGCAACAGCGAACTGTGAGTAGCGGTCCATTCGTCGCGCGGCTTTGGGATCCATGTACTGCTTCGGGTCGAATCCCTTGACCTCGCCAGCGATCTGGACGGAGAGTGGCGTTGGATCAAACTCTGTTATTCGGGCTATGCCGCAGGCACCGGCGAGCAGGTTCGTCCAGAACGTCTCGACGTCGTTACCAATCGGCGTCATGGCGCCAAGACCTGTTACAACTACACGCTGCACGTTACGGCGATTCCTCTCGGATCAACCCCCCGAATCATCCGATAATTGGCGGGGCTCAGTCGTTACGAAGCTTTGCGGTAGCCTGGCCGACAATCCCGCTGGCATCGAGCGAGATGCCCAGATCTGCAACGCTCATCGTCTTCACTTCACGCTTGACGCGGCGAATCAGACCACTCAGCACCTGCCCGGGGCCAACCTCAAGGAACGTGTCGACACCGTGGTCAACCATCTCGCGCACTGACCCTGACCACATGACCGGCCGGACCATGTGCTGGCCAACATTGCGCTTCAGGTCATCGACCGACGTGATAAACCGACCGGAGATATTGGAGACGATCGGCATCGACGGCTCGCGGAACGGCACCTTCTGCACCAGATCGGACAGCTGCTGCCCGGCACGTTCCATCAACGGCGAGTGCGACGCAATGCTGATCCCGAGGCGCACGACGCGGCGGGCACCGGCCGCACTGGCCAGCTCCATCGCCCGCTCCAGAGCCTCAACCTCACCGGAGATAACCGTCTGGCCGGGGCAATTGTCGTTCGCGACAACGACGATGCCGCCCTCCTGCGAAGCTTCCGCGCACAACGCCACCAGCTTCTCTTCGGAGAGCCCGATTACGGCAGCCATGCCGCCCGGTCGCTCGACCCCAGCTTCCTTCATCAACCGACCGCGCTCGCGCACGAGGTGCAGCGCGTCGCCAAAGTCGATGACTCCGGCGGACACCAGCGCCGTGTATTCGCCAAGCGAGTGACCGGCAACACACACAGGCGAAACCGCCTCGCCAAGCTGGGCGAGACGTTCGCGCAATGTTTCGAGCGCTGCGTAACTCACAGTCAGAATGGCCGGCTGGGAATTGTAAGTATCCTCAAGCTCTTCGGCAGAGCCCTCAAAGCACAAACGGCTCAGCGAAAACCCGAGCGCATCGTCTGCCTGGCGAAAAATACGCCGCGCTGTATCGGAGACGTCGTGCAGACGTTGTCCCATACCAACAAACTGGCTACCTTGTCCCGGAAAGACAAGTGCAACATCGCCACCCAGCATCGAAACGGCTGGAGCTTCACTCGCGCTATTCACCCTGACCAACCCCCCACGACACAGCAGGCAGCAACATCGCAAATACGTACAACTGCGCAATGCGGACTATA
Encoded proteins:
- the fabD gene encoding ACP S-malonyltransferase; protein product: MNSASEAPAVSMLGGDVALVFPGQGSQFVGMGQRLHDVSDTARRIFRQADDALGFSLSRLCFEGSAEELEDTYNSQPAILTVSYAALETLRERLAQLGEAVSPVCVAGHSLGEYTALVSAGVIDFGDALHLVRERGRLMKEAGVERPGGMAAVIGLSEEKLVALCAEASQEGGIVVVANDNCPGQTVISGEVEALERAMELASAAGARRVVRLGISIASHSPLMERAGQQLSDLVQKVPFREPSMPIVSNISGRFITSVDDLKRNVGQHMVRPVMWSGSVREMVDHGVDTFLEVGPGQVLSGLIRRVKREVKTMSVADLGISLDASGIVGQATAKLRND